A stretch of the Vigna radiata var. radiata cultivar VC1973A chromosome 7, Vradiata_ver6, whole genome shotgun sequence genome encodes the following:
- the LOC106767151 gene encoding probable inactive poly [ADP-ribose] polymerase SRO5, protein MDRPIHHSSDTPTYVSDDESVVSDCESGVSGDEGTFSGAFLPAPQDALRVRTRFVRSLLLNGLMPEVLSIAKNAHSSVMARARAQCFQIFARAVAELHEGRANVRFAWYGASGKEEIADIAQHGFGHAHCNGLRLSPLDSPLQSVKSSGVDSDGVRYLLLCSVILGKTEVVPRGSNQRRPSSEEYDSGVDDLSAPKEYVIWSNRINTHVLPEYVLSFTLPSLKGNANIGGPLRPSSPWMPFPALISVLSKILPADQVAIIVKIRKDYTELKISRHEMIQRVRNIASDKLLVSIIRSFRAKKTPASFKANKGKQGQGERRARGQPVA, encoded by the exons ATGGACAGACCCATCCACCACTCATCGGACACGCCTACTTATGTTTCGGATGATGAATCAGTCGTTTCTGATTGCGAGAGCGGGGTTTCAGGCGACGAGGGCACGTTTTCCGGAGCCTTTCTGCCGGCGCCCCAAGACGCCCTTCGTGTCCGGACTAGATTTGTCCGGAGCTTGCTCCTTAACGGATTGATGCCCGAGGTCTTGTCGATTGCCAAGAACGCGCATTCCTCCGTCATGGCGCGTGCGCGTGCTCAGTGCTTTCAGATTTTTGCTCGTGCGGTGGCGGAATTGCACGAGGGTCGTGCTAACGTCAGGTTCGCTTGGTACGGTGCGTCCGGTAAGGAAGAGATAGCTGATATCGCCCAACATGGTTTTGGCCACGCGCACTGTAACGGCCTGCGTCTCTCTCCGCTGGATTCCCCACTCCAAAG TGTCAAGAGCTCCGGTGTAGACAGTGACGGCGTGAGGTACTTGTTGTTGTGTAGCGTTATATTGGGGAAGACGGAGGTGGTACCACGTGGCTCCAATCAACGACGTCCGAGTTCTGAAGAGTACGATTCTGGGGTGGACGATCTTTCGGCTCCCAAGGAGTATGTTATTTGGTCTAACCGGATCAACACTCATGTTTTGCCCGAATATGTTTTGAGTTTCACGCTTCCTTCCTTGAAAG GGAATGCGAATATTGGGGGACCTTTGAGGCCCTCTTCGCCATGGATGCCATTCCCAGCTTTGATTTCGGTGCTTTCGAAGATTTTGCCTGCAGATCAAGTTGCCATCATTGTCAAGATACGCAAAGATTATACA GAATTGAAAATTTCTCGGCATGAGATGATACAGAGAGTGAGAAATATAGCAAGTGACAAATTGCTAGTTTCCATCATCAGATCTTTCAGAGCCAAG AAAACACCAGCAAGCTTTAAAGCAAACAAGGGGAAACAAGGGCAAGGGGAAAGAAGAGCAAGGGGACAGCCAGTAGCATGA
- the LOC111241975 gene encoding uncharacterized protein LOC111241975 translates to MMQTEPTSSPSFSAHSSDSFFHIATRVVREHRSDTRDTLCQQNDDADPVDDFEFSFVFGHTDASPASADDIFCNGQIRPFYPPFHHDPPPPHSSVTSLPLETTRRPRLPLKTLMLEEREMVNGSNDLEGVAEGTYCVWTPPCKKTTASPKRWRFRDLVPRSHNCGQKDSLLFVGPSKRTSKVVPKHASAQNSGGAAAKLVGFFTNNGLGRNNFQPSS, encoded by the coding sequence ATGATGCAGACAGAGCCAACGTCTTCTCCAAGTTTCAGTGCTCACTCTTCCGATTCTTTCTTTCACATCGCTACTAGAGTTGTCCGCGAACACCGCAGCGACACCCGCGACACTCTTTGCCAACAAAACGACGACGCTGACCCGGTCGATGACTTCGAGTTCTCTTTCGTTTTCGGTCACACGGACGCCTCTCCTGCCTCCGCCGACGACATTTTCTGCAACGGCCAAATCAGACCTTTCTACCCTCCCTTCCACCATGACCCTCCGCCGCCTCACTCTTCCGTTACGTCTCTTCCCCTTGAAACCACACGTCGTCCGCGTCTGCCTTTGAAGACACTGATGTTGGAGGAGCGAGAGATGGTGAACGGCAGCAACGATCTCGAAGGCGTGGCTGAAGGAACGTACTGTGTGTGGACCCCGCCCTGCAAGAAGACAACCGCATCGCCCAAGCGGTGGAGGTTTCGGGACCTTGTGCCTCGGAGTCACAATTGTGGTCAGAAGGACTCGCTTCTTTTTGTCGGTCCCTCTAAGAGGACCAGCAAGGTGGTGCCTAAGCATGCCTCCGCCCAAAACAGTGGTGGCGCCGCCGCAAAGCTGGTCGGATTTTTCACAAACAATGGACTTGGTCGGAATAATTTTCAACCCTCAAGCTAG
- the LOC106769052 gene encoding 1-deoxy-D-xylulose 5-phosphate reductoisomerase, chloroplastic, translating into MALNISSPPEVKSLFFSDSFKSNCLSAKFPGGFAFKRKDGGRRVNCSLQASPQPPPAWPGRAYPEQVGKTWEGPKPISIVGSTGSIGTQTLDIVAENPDKFKVVALAAGSNVTLLADQIKTFKPQLVAVRNESLIAELEEALHDVEQKPEIIPGEQGIVEVARHPDAVSVVTGIVGCAGLKPTVAAIEAGKDIALANKETLIAGGPFVLPLAQKHNVKILPADSEHSAIFQCIQGLPEGALRRIILTASGGAFRDLPVEKLKDVKVADALKHPNWNMGKKITVDSATLFNKGLEVIEAHYLFGADYDDIEIVIHPQSIIHSMIETQDSSVLAQLGWPDMRLPILYTLSWPDRVYCSEVTWPRLDLCKLGSLTFKTPDNVKYPSMNLAYAAGRAGGTMTGVLSAANEKAVEMFIDEKISYLDIFKVVELTCEKHQNELLSSPSLEEIIHYDLWARKYAASLQDSSTFTPILA; encoded by the exons GTGGTTttgcttttaaaagaaaagatggtGGAAGGCGAGTTAATTGCTCACTGCAGGCatcaccacaaccaccaccagcCTGGCCCGGACGAGCGTATCCAGAACAGGTTGGCAAGACTTGGGAGGGACCAAAACCCATTTCTATTGTGGGATCTACTGGTTCTATTGGAACTCAG ACTCTAGATATTGTGGCAGAGAATCCAGACAAGTTTAAAGTTGTGGCACTTGCAGCTGGTTCAAACGTTACTCTTCTTGCAGACCAG ATAAAAACATTTAAGCCTCAACTTGTTGCTGTTAGAAACGAGTCGCTAATAGCTGAACTTGAAGAGGCTTTGCATGATGTTGAACAGAAACCTGAGATCATCCCTGGAGAGCAGGGAATCGTTGAG GTTGCTCGTCACCCAGATGCAGTCAGTGTAGTCACAGGAATAGTAGGGTGTGCAGGACTGAAG CCGACAGTTGCTGCGATAGAAGCAGGGAAAGACATAGCTTTGGCCAACAAAGAGACGTTGATTGCTGGAGGTCCTTTTGTCCTTCCTCTTGCTCAGAAGCATAACGTAAAAATACTTCCTGCTGATTCGGAACATTCTGCCATTTTTCAG TGTATCCAGGGGTTACCAGAGGGTGCACTTAGGCGCATTATTCTAACAGCATCTGGAGGTGCTTTTAG GGATTTGCCAGTTGAAAAGCTGAAAGATGTTAAAGTAGCTGATGCATTAAAACATCCCAACTGGAATATGGGGAAAAAGATAACTGTGGACTCTGCTACACTCTttaacaag GGTCTAGAAGTAATTGAAGCACATTACCTATTTGGAGCTGACTATGATGATATTGAGATTGTCATTCATCCGCAATCAATCATACATTCAATGATTGAAACACAG GATTCATCTGTTCTTGCACAACTAGGGTGGCCTGATATGCGGTTGCCGATCCTCTATACATTATCATGGCCTGACAGGGTTTATTGTTCTGAAGTCACTTGGCCACGCCTTGATCTTTGCAA GCTTGGTTCACTTACATTTAAAACTCCAGACAATGTAAAGTATCCATCCATGAATCTTGCCTATGCTGCTGGTCGTGCTGGAGGAACAATGACAGGAGTTCTGAGTGCAGCAAATGAGAAAGCTGTAGagatgtttattgatgaaaA GATTAGCTATTTGGATATATTCAAAGTGGTGGAGCTAACATGTGAGAAGCATCAAAATGAATTGTTGTCCTCGCCTTCCCTTGAAGAAATTATTCACTATGATCTGTGGGCACGAAAATATGCTGCTAGTTTGCAAGACTCTTCCACCTTCACACCTATTCTTGCATGA